A genomic stretch from Colwellia sp. Arc7-635 includes:
- a CDS encoding phosphoadenylyl-sulfate reductase, with amino-acid sequence MTSIINVKAPPVINNRFPASLPEPWLRQWNELLEQQSATQRVEWAMENLPSQFVLSSSFGIQSAVMLHMLTQIDPNIPVLITDTGHLFPETYQFIEQLTDRLKLNLQVFSAKESAAWQQAKYGQEWDADEAALKAYNRRNKVEPLERGLSELQAGTWFSGVRRQQSSHREGLSVVGILRGRFKVHPIIDWSNKDVHQYLTANNLPYHPLWEEGYVSVGDVHSTRPLTAGMDESDTRFSGMQRECGLHTDGDGI; translated from the coding sequence ATGACTAGCATTATAAATGTTAAAGCGCCTCCTGTGATCAATAATAGATTTCCCGCGTCTTTGCCAGAACCTTGGTTAAGACAGTGGAATGAGTTGTTAGAACAGCAAAGTGCAACGCAACGTGTCGAATGGGCGATGGAGAATTTACCATCGCAGTTTGTATTATCGTCTAGCTTTGGCATTCAATCAGCCGTAATGCTGCATATGTTGACTCAAATTGACCCAAATATTCCAGTATTGATCACTGATACCGGGCATTTGTTTCCTGAAACTTATCAATTTATCGAACAATTAACTGATCGCTTAAAGTTAAACTTACAAGTATTTAGCGCTAAAGAAAGTGCGGCATGGCAGCAAGCTAAGTATGGCCAAGAATGGGATGCTGATGAAGCCGCCTTAAAAGCGTATAACCGACGTAACAAAGTTGAGCCATTAGAGCGTGGTTTGAGTGAATTACAAGCGGGAACTTGGTTCTCAGGTGTTCGACGTCAACAATCTAGCCATAGAGAAGGTTTGTCTGTCGTTGGTATCTTACGTGGTCGTTTTAAAGTGCATCCAATTATTGACTGGTCGAATAAAGATGTTCATCAATACCTAACTGCAAATAATTTACCTTATCATCCGTTATGGGAAGAAGGTTATGTGTCTGTTGGTGATGTACACAGTACCAGACCATTAACCGCGGGTATGGATGAGAGTGATACACGTTTTTCTGGTATGCAAAGAGAGTGTGGTTTGCATACAGATGGCGATGGAATATAG